One stretch of Molothrus aeneus isolate 106 chromosome 2, BPBGC_Maene_1.0, whole genome shotgun sequence DNA includes these proteins:
- the SLITRK5 gene encoding SLIT and NTRK-like protein 5 — MYACCSTVTLEQDLNKKMHIWMLQTIAFALTSLVLSWAESIEYYGEICDNACPCEEKDSILTVSCENRGIISLFEISPPRFPVYHLLLSGNLLNRLYPNQFVNYTGASILHLGSNDIQDIETGAFHGLRGLRRLHLNNNKLELLRDDTFLGLESLEYLQVDYNYISVIEPNAFSKLHLLQVLILNDNLLSSLPNNLFRFVPLTHLDLRGNRLKLLPYVGLLQHMDKVVELQLEENPWNCSCELIALKDWLDSISYSALVGDVVCETPFRLHGRDLDEVSKQELCPRRLISDYEMRPQTPLSTTGYFHTTPASVNSVATSSSAVYKSPLKPPKGTRQPNKTRVRPTSRLPSKDLGYSNYGPSIAYQTKSPVPLECPTACTCNLQISDLGLNVNCQERKIESISELQPKPYNPKKMYLTENYIALVRRADFVDATGLDLLHLGNNRISVIQDRAFGDLTNLRRLYLNGNRIERLSPELFYGLQSLQYLFLQYNVIREIEAGTFESVPNLQLLFLNNNLLRSLPGNIFSGLSLYRLSLRSNHFSYLPVSGVLDQLKSLLQIDLHENPWDCTCDVVGMKLWLEQLNTGVLVDQVICESPKKFAQSDMRAVRAELLCPDYSDIVVSTPTPSPGQLPARTTPSSSTVRLNGTAAAAGGSAPAGGAGSSSVPLSVLILSLLLVFIMSVFVAAGLFVLVMKRRKKGQGDHASANNSDVSSFNMQYSVYSGGGHHHHPHLQQHPPHRGGGGSGGGGGAALPKVKTPAGHVYEYIPHPLGHMCKNPIYRSREGNSGEDYKDLHELKVTYSSHPLPPGGGAPPPPAPPAPGGEDAPARSPAYSVSTIEPREELLSPVQDADRFYRGILEPDKHSPSTLGTPGSTLPDYPKLPAAYTYSPNYDLRRAHQYLHPGPGDARLRETVLYSPPSTVYVEPNRNEYLELKAKLNAEPDYLEVLEKQTTFSQF; from the coding sequence atgtatGCTTGCTGCTCTACAGTAACTTTGGAACAGGACCTCAACAAAAAAATGCATATCTGGATGCTGCAGACGATCGCATTTGCTTTAACATCACTAGTCCTTTCCTGGGCAGAAAGCATCGAGTATTATGGGGAAATCTGTGATAATGCGTGTCCTTGTGAGGAGAAGGACAGCATCTTAACGGTGAGCTGTGAAAACAGAGGGATCATCAGCCTTTTTGAGATCAGTCCACCAAGGTTCCCTGTTTACCACCTCTTGTTGTCTGGGAACCTTTTGAACAGGCTGTACCCAAACCAGTTTGTCAATTACACGGGGGCTTCGATTTTGCATCTGGGGAGCAATGACATACAAGACATCGAAACTGGGGCCTTTCATGGTCTGAGAGGTTTAAGGAGGCTGCACTTGAACAATAACAAGTTGGAACTTTTGCGGGATGACACTTTCCTTGGGCTAGAGAGTTTGGAATACCTACAGGTCGATTATAATTATATTAGCGTCATTGAACCCAATGCCTTCAGCAAACTGCatctgttgcaggtgctgattCTCAATGATAACCTCCTCTCCAGTTTGCCCAACAACCTTTTCCGTTTTGTGCCCTTAACTCACCTGGACCTGAGGGGTAACCGGCTGAAGCTGTTGCCCTATGTGGGcctcctgcagcacatggaTAAAgtggtggagctgcagctggaggaaaacCCCTGGAATTGCTCTTGTGAGTTGATTGCTCTAAAGGATTGGCTGGACAGCATCTCATACTCTgcgctggtgggagatgtggtttGCGAGACCCCTTTCCGCTTACATGGTCGAGACTTGGATGAAGTCTCTAAGCAGGAGCTTTGCCCCAGGAGGCTCATCTCTGATTATGAAATGAGACCTCAGACACCACTGAGCACTACAGGGTATTTCCACACTACCCCGGCCTCAGTCAACTCTGTGGCCACTTCTTCTTCAGCTGTTTACAAATCTCCCTTGAAGCCCCCCAAAGGGACCCGCCAACCCAACAAGACGAGGGTGCGCCCCACCTCCCGCCTGCCCTCAAAAGACCTGGGATACAGCAACTATGGCCCCAGCATTGCCTACCAGACCAAATCCCCGGTGCCTTTGGAGTGCCCCACTGCCTGCACTTGCAACTTGCAGATTTCTGATCTGGGCCTCAATGTCAATTGTCAGGAGAGGAAGATTGAGAGCATTTCTGAACTGCAGCCCAAACCCTATAATCCCAAGAAGATGTATTTGACGGAAAACTACATTGCGCTGGTACGCAGGGCAGATTTTGTGGATGCCACTGGGCTGGATTTGCTGCATCTGGGCAATAATCGGATCTCGGTCATTCAGGACCGGGCTTTTGGGGATTTAACTAATTTGCGAAGGCTGTACCTGAATGGGAACCGGATCGAGcggctgagcccagagctgttCTATGGGCTGCAAAGCCTGCAGTACCTCTTCCTGCAGTACAACGTCATCCGGGAGATAGAGGCAGGCACCTTTGAATCTGTCCCCAACCTTCAGCTCTTGTTTTTGAACAACAATCTGCTGAGGTCTTTGCCAGGGAACATTTTTTCTGGTCTGTCTCTCTACAGGCTGAGCCTGCGGAGCAACCACTTCTCCTACCTGCCGGTGAGCGGGGTGCTGGACCAGCTGAAATCCCTGCTGCAGATCGACCTGCACGAGAACCCCTGGGACTGCACCTGCGACGTGGTGGGCATGAAGCTGTGGCTGGAACAGCTCAACACCGGTGTCCTGGTGGACCAGGTGATCTGCGAGTCCCCTAAGAAGTTTGCCCAGAGCGACATGCGGGCCGTCCGGGCGGAGCTGCTGTGCCCCGACTATTCGGACATCGTCGTCTCCACGCCCACGCCGTCCCCGGGCCAGCTGCCGGCCAGGACCACCCCGTCCTCCTCCACCGTGCGCCTCAATggcacggcggcggcggcgggcggctcCGCGCCCGCGGGCGGCGCCGGCAGCTCCTCGGTGCCGCTCTCGGTGCTGATCCTCAGCCTGCTGCTCGTCTTCATCATGTCCGTCTTCGTGGCGGCGGGGCTCTTCGTCCTGGTGATGAAGCGGCGCAAGAAGGGCCAGGGCGACCACGCCAGCGCCAACAACTCCGACGTGAGCTCCTTCAACATGCAGTACAGCGTCTACAGCGGCGGcggccaccaccaccacccccacctccagcagcacccgCCCcaccgcggcggcggcggcagcggcggcggcgggggcgcggcgCTGCCCAAGGTGAAGACCCCCGCCGGCCACGTCTACGAGTACATCCCGCACCCCCTGGGCCACATGTGCAAGAACCCCATCTACCGCTCCCGGGAAGGCAACTCGGGCGAGGATTACAAAGACCTCCACGAGCTCAAGGTCACCTACAGCAGCCACCCCCTGCCGCCCGGGGGGggcgcgccgccgcccccggcgcCCCCGGCGCCCGGCGGGGAGGATGCGCCGGCGCGCAGCCCCGCGTACAGCGTGAGCACCATCGAGCCGCGGGAGGAGCTGCTCTCGCCGGTGCAAGACGCCGACCGCTTTTACAGGGGCATTTTGGAGCCCGACAAACACTCCCCCTCCACGCTGGGTACACCCGGCTCCACCCTCCCCGACTACCCCAAGCTCCCCGCCGCCTACACGTACTCCCCCAACTATGACCTTAGGCGTGCCCACCAGTACTTGCACCCGGGGCCGGGGGACGCCAGGCTCCGGGAGACGGTGCTCTACAGCCCCCCGAGTACTGTCTATGTAGAGCCCAACAGGAACGAGTATCTGGAgctaaaagcaaaactaaacgCAGAGCCGGACTACCTCGAAGTGCTGGAAAAACAGACCACATTCAGCCAGTTCTGA